In bacterium, one DNA window encodes the following:
- a CDS encoding carboxypeptidase-like regulatory domain-containing protein, whose translation MLGKAERDSVKLRSILLCLGLMLWAVTGYAQISTAKIEGVVRDKNSGQPLAGVQVTCEGTRLGNVTNNDGYYFILNVPPGRRSITFTYTGYQ comes from the coding sequence ATGTTGGGAAAAGCCGAAAGAGACTCAGTCAAGCTCCGGAGCATTCTGCTCTGCCTGGGGCTGATGCTCTGGGCCGTGACGGGATACGCCCAGATCAGTACGGCCAAGATCGAGGGCGTGGTGCGGGACAAGAACAGCGGCCAGCCCCTGGCCGGAGTGCAGGTGACCTGCGAGGGCACACGTCTGGGTAATGTGACCAACAACGACGGGTACTATTTCATTCTGAACGTGCCGCCCGGACGGCGCTCGATCACTTTCACCTACACCGGCTACCAGAA